A window of the Citrus sinensis cultivar Valencia sweet orange chromosome 9, DVS_A1.0, whole genome shotgun sequence genome harbors these coding sequences:
- the LOC107178519 gene encoding L10-interacting MYB domain-containing protein-like, translating into MTTTTEDKRKKLKAYWDDVTSDAFVKICVNETLVGNRLNGHFNKIGWKNLIAKFHSMTGRDYEQKQLKNKWDILKKGWQLWTNLLRNETGLGWDPVKHQLLEIPEAIKFRSKVLRNVDQLEILFKYVAVAGEGSWAPSIGFVPNDGNGGPFNEYVGEDNNMYFQEENVNIEPNNFGGLENIETDINTLVTSTHDNRRKQKW; encoded by the exons ATGACAACTACTACAGAagacaagagaaaaaaattaaaggcatATTGGGATGATGTTACCAGCGATGCTTTTGTTAAGATCTGTGTGAATGAAACTTTGGTTGGGAATCGACTAAATGGTCACTTTAATAAGATTGGGTGGAAAAATCTTATTGCTAAGTTTCATTCAATGACCGGTAGAGATTatgaacaaaaacaattgaaaaacaagTGGGATATCCTAAAAAAAGGTTGGCAACTTTGGACAAACTTGTTGAGAAATGAAACTGGTTTAGGATGGGATCCTGTAAAACATCAATTACTG GAGATACCTGAAGCAATTAAATTTCGTTCTAAAGTCTTGAGAAATGTTGACCAACTAGaaattttgttcaaatatGTTGCTGTTGCAGGGGAAGGATCATGGGCGCCATCTATTGGTTTTGTACCAAATGATGGTAATGGTGGACCATTTAATGAATATGTTGGTGAAGataataatatgtattttcaAGAGGAGAATGTCAATATTGAACCAAATAATTTTGGTGGACTAGAGAATATTGAGACTGACATTAATACTCTTGTAACATCTACACATGATAATAGAAGGAAAcaaaaatggtga
- the LOC107178520 gene encoding transcription factor CYCLOIDEA-like, whose product MFSSNPGTSFNPNANIFSSNNYLHCPPLFAGYENNNVLLDPLTGWILPAANHQTLTNMAFTGNASAVVNREHYDHPSSFIRNEKPVPVKRDRHSKICTAQGFRDRRVRLSIEIAREFFDLQDMLGFDKASQTLEWLFNKSRKAIKELIELKRPCNGTSKQLMEKLAKKSRDQARARARQRTREKMLKKFADTTPQISTQIKACQESSSYVVSHDQVQEPCSSTLACQTQDNQAPTDRNQNPSSNFAHDQQNLEISKDTISCNTSNYNFNLPQNWDIVSAMPHQYTVCRAITKHESLN is encoded by the exons ATGTTTTCTTCAAACCCTGGCACTAGCTTCAACCCAAATGCAAACATCTTCTCTTCTAATAATTACCTTCATTGTCCTCCTCTATTCGCTGGCTATGAAAACAACAACGTTTTGCTTGATCCACTCACAGGTTGGATCTTACCGGCAGCCAATCATCAGACTTTGACAAACATGGCATTTACTGGCAATGCCAGTGCAGTGGTGAATAGAGAACATTATGATCATCCTTCAAGTTTTATACGAAACGAGAAGCCGGTACCAGTGAAGAGAGATCGGCACAGCAAAATTTGTACAGCTCAGGGTTTTAGAGATCGGAGAGTGAGACTGTCTATTGAAATCGCCCGCGAGTTCTTTGATCTACAGGACATGCTAGGGTTTGATAAAGCAAGCCAAACCCTTGAATGGCTGTTCAACAAGTCAAGAAAGGCTATTAAGGAACTGATAGAGCTGAAGAGGCCCTGCAATGGTACTAGTAAGCAATTAATGGAGAAGCTTGCAAAAAAGTCAAGAGATCAGGCAAGAGCAAGAGCAAGGCAAAGGACTCGagaaaaaatgttaaaaaaatttgctgaCACAACTCCTCAAATCTCGACCCAAATCAAAGCTTGCCAAGAATCAAGTTCTTATGTTGTTTCTCATGATCAAGTCCAAGAACCTTGCTCTTCCACACTAGCCTGTCAAACGCAAGACAATCAAGCTCCGACAGATAGAAATCAGAACCCATCTTCAAATTTTGCTCATGATCAgcaaaatcttgaaatttcAAAGGATACAATTAGTTGCAATACAAGCAACTATAACTTCAATTTACCTCAAAACTGGGACATCGTTAGTGCAATGCCTCATCAGTACACAGTCTGTCGAGCAATTACCAAACATGAATCTCTCAACTG A